The nucleotide window aaaaaaaggttgccagagctcaacgagggtgcggagtgttagggtcggcaacgcgcatgtagctcctctggagttgctggcgtacataggctacggagactgcgtaacatcaggcgggccgtatgattgtttgccaccgacgtagtataaaaaaaaatggtcggATGAAGCTAATTCTGTATGGCATTTGTAATGACAAAATATGGGACAACTTCACCATAAATTTTTATGAAACTATGATGTTTATAATGGCATTCCCACTCTTTGTTGTATTAAAGTAGGTGCAGAATTAGCTTAGGCGGACTCCATTGTGAAACATAAAATCCTTTCAACTTAACTTCAACAAAAATTTGGCCCTTATactttcaggatcaattatacaaacaaatacttactacacgcgattacataaagaatattgaccaggttcgattcccggttatgtataagagttaaaaaaaagtttgaatgtcattattattaaatccgtATAGTGGTATgggaagtaggcagagacgtagTGCGGCCACGTTACTCGTCATCGGCCACTATTCTTTCCTGCATACTTCCCTCAGTACTTTCCATACCACTCGTCGAGTGTGTGGCCGGGGTAACTTTACCCTCTATTTTTTGTCAGTTGAGTAGAAAAGTCGCAATTCGTAAAAACACATCTTCTGAATATTCGTCAGTCATCACGTAGGTATTATGTTTATTATGTGACGTGCATATATACAGGggcggatctagggtagagcgagtggagcggacGCTCTTGGCGCCGGATgtcaaggggggcgccaaaatggtaaatgaaaaaaagggttaaaagctttaacgaagggcgccaaaaccccatttcgctctaccctgatcaaggactcgggccggcactgcatATATACTATGTGTCCTGGAACTCCTGGAGACCTTGACCTCAACTGATTTGATGGATGTAACCTAATAAGCAACATTCCTAGCAATATGTTTAAGAATACCTTTCTCACACTCCTTGACAAGCTCCTCAACGTTGTTGAGACTGGTTTCATCATTAGCGAAGACTTGCTTCGCATTCTGCCGGACATTCGACGCTGATACTGCTCCTGAGTTGTCCAACTGCAGTGAAAAACAATAGCAAGaattaaataatgaaaaaaatacggGTACAGCCCCAGTAGCGTTTGAAACATTTTTAGCCCGCTCCGCTCTCGGTCCTCGGTCTCGCATGGTTACCCACTGCCAGTGGCGTAAttagggggggcagaggggcaGGTGCCctccaaggggggggggggggcgccaaaatgggcaaaagacAGCAGCAagataaacattcattcattcagggaaacttttgtcagtcgtcagggggcgcaaatttggtgactgccccgggcgccatatcctctagctacgcccctgcccaCTGCGCCCTGATTTTCCATGACTTCTACCCTAAGAAGGGTTCGGTCTTTGCGGGACTTTCATCCCCGCTTTATACCACATTTTAGGCAGACAACTAAGTCGTCCGATCTCGAACCTTCTGGAGTTCTGCTCAGCCTTTGGCCTTCACAAATGGCCTCAAAGCGAAGCTCACCGTCATTGTCAGGCCGTGGTTAGGTCAGCAAGGAAAATATAAATGCACTTACAATACCAATATTCTTGAAGAGACAAGCTGTGAAGCACTTAGCGCCGCTGCTTTCGGGCGATTTCAGCATTCTGAGAGAGTTAATGTCTTCCACGGTTAGAGGATTGCTCTTTAAGCAGGACAACCCCCGCGTTACGAACTCAGCTTGGATTACGGTCTTTTGGATTCCTGATATCGCctgaaattattaattacatattttactaTTTTGGATTTACCTTTTTGTAGTGATGGTCTCTTTTATAGACTCAGTAGGCCACTATTTCTCTAATAAATCTTTCCATGCAATATAGTTCCTTGCCGTTATCCATAGGCAATCACAGATCATCGGTCCACCTTAAGCAAGACCTAGCGATAGTCACTCCGCGTTTCGTGGTTAGTCCAGAATGTTGCGGCCCCATTTTTTCTTACTCCTGCTAGAGTGAAGCTAAAAGTCCGCGGTAGCTAGAATCATTAAACTCTCCACACAATATAGACATCGCCATTTCTGTTGACCTGATATAAAAGATCAGtgaaaaaaacctttatttttagCAACACTACTCGTAATTATTGAATACAAATGAAAGGAGCCGCTAAACATATTTCACAACTTAATTATGTACTCACCCATACATTATTGGCAATAGTGACAACAGCAATCAAAACAAAAGCTAATCGAGCCATGATTTATTTCTAAACGACACCTTTGCAATGACAATTAAACCTGTATTGATCACATCAATACGTGCTAAGTCAATATATACTAAAAGACAAGCCCGTTTACCTTGTCTGATGAATAGGATGACTTTGTAACCATGATTTTGGTAATGCGCCAGGAAGTACGGTATGTGTAAAACATCCTCAACTATTGTAATAGATATATAACTCTACTGTTTGTTTGTGTAGAGGTCCTATTAAGATTTTATCTATCATTCTATTACCGTTGTATAAGTAAGTGGTAATTAATTAAATGGCCCTTTTGCGTAAAGTCGTTTTTGGTCGCTTGGTCGTGAGTGTCAGTTTTGAATAACAACAAAGCTTCAGGATAGTTCGATTAATTTTGTTTGCTCTTTCAGTGGTGGAAAACCTAGCCGAGAGAAAAGTCCAAGAtttgttttcgtttttttttcacattttttagtTGTATAATGCTACTATAGTTTTACCTACATTTTCACTGCTTAGGGCCATTATACTAACTTGAATGAAGACTATAATACTTACTACATTACTGAACCCTTCATTTTAGCGTGTAGCAACAAAATTCGGCATTCGGCCTAAATCCACAATGGCTACGTTCGTTGGGCTGTTGATTCGTTTCGGTGGCGGCACGGAATGCTCAACAATATGGCTTCGTCACTTCACGTCATCAGTTAAACGAGTACCTAACTAAATAACTTGGTGACGTATGAGTCGTTTGCTGCTACATATACTGCAGAATTAGAAAGAGTATGATAAGTTGTTAACTGACTGTTGAGGGCGCGTATTTCATGAgattaagagtccgcagcaagctcggttctccatacaaacgtag belongs to Cydia strobilella chromosome 15, ilCydStro3.1, whole genome shotgun sequence and includes:
- the LOC134748054 gene encoding general odorant-binding protein 28a-like isoform X1, with the translated sequence MFYTYRTSWRITKIMVTKSSYSSDKAISGIQKTVIQAEFVTRGLSCLKSNPLTVEDINSLRMLKSPESSGAKCFTACLFKNIGILDNSGAVSASNVRQNAKQVFANDETSLNNVEELVKECEKVNAENVADDKGCDRAALAFSCLTENGAKYGLDLKF
- the LOC134748054 gene encoding general odorant-binding protein 28a-like isoform X2; the encoded protein is MARLAFVLIAVVTIANNVWAISGIQKTVIQAEFVTRGLSCLKSNPLTVEDINSLRMLKSPESSGAKCFTACLFKNIGILDNSGAVSASNVRQNAKQVFANDETSLNNVEELVKECEKVNAENVADDKGCDRAALAFSCLTENGAKYGLDLKF